In one Fusarium falciforme chromosome 5, complete sequence genomic region, the following are encoded:
- a CDS encoding uncharacterized protein (Related to hexamer-binding protein HEXBP), producing the protein MADWGQTDQGGSSQWNTGGQDEWDTGKQDTNNFGNDSGFDNGGFANGDGFNSGGFENGDGAENGHANDNDKCFGCGETGHRRAECPNPQEMACRYCKQPGHMVKDCPDKPPMVCENCGEEGHMRKNCENARKINRDHIADVSLEEALNKIKQAVAERDVDDAKEGVQEYIKATNGEATYRDVQTALIEKDIGLWLIASEKPLLQVFANMDLQGNIGKKYTVSYRFTEKADRPREVEGWPKDRDELLSRLDDAGEVVDKGIPLCSNCKELGHISKYCTQEKAERTDAPKISCYNCGGEGHRVRDCPEPRVDKFACKNCGQSGHKASDCEEPPNPANVECRKCNEVGHFAKDCPQGGGRACRNCGEEGHMAKECDKPRDISSVTCRNCDKPGHYSRECPEPKDWSKVQCSNCQQMGHTKVRCKEPPADEMDGGNFGDADNDAGWASAGGQTSGDHKIADDGWTVAPAASTADASVW; encoded by the exons ATGGCTGACTGGGGTCAAACCGATCAGGGGGGGTCGTCCCAGTGGAACACTGGAGGCCAGGACGAGTGGGACACTGGAAAGCAGGACAC CAACAACTTTGGCAATGACAGCGGTTTCGACAACGGCGGCTTTGCCAATGGCGATGGATTCAACAGTGGTGGCTTTGAAAACGGCGACGGTGCCGAGAATGGCCATGCCAACGACAATGACAAGTGTTTCGGCTGCGGTGAAACTGG TCACCGTCGTGCTGAGTGCCCCAACCCTCAGGAGATGGCTTGCCGCTACTGCAAGCAGCCTGGTCACATGGTGAAGGATTGCCCTGACAAGCCTCCCATGGTCTGCGAGAACTGTGGTGAAGAAG GCCACATGCGCAAGAACTGCGAGAACGCTCGCAAGATCAACCGCGACCACATTGCTGATGTCTCTCTCGAGGAGGCCTtgaacaagatcaagcaggCCGTTGCTGAGAGAGACGTCGACGACGCCAAGGAGGGCGTCCAGGAGTACATCAAGGCGACCAACGGAGAGGCCACTTACCGTGATGTCCAGACCGCTCTCATTGAGAAAGACATCGGTCTCTGGCTGATTGCTTCCGAGAAGCCCCTTCTTCAGGTCTTCGCCAACATGGACCTCCAGGGAAACATTGGCAAGAAGTACACGGTCTCGTACCGCTTCACTGAGAAGGCGGACCGTCCTCGTGAGGTTGAGGGTTGGCCCAAGGACCGGGACGAACTCCTTTCTCGCCTTGACGACGCTGGAGAGGTCGTCGACAAGGGAATACCCCTGTGCAGCAACTGCAAGGAGCTTGGTCATATCTCCAAGTACTGTACCCAGGAGAAGGCGGAACGCACCGATGCTCCCAAGATTTCCTGCTACAACTGCGGCGGGGAGGGTCATCGTGTTCGTGACT GCCCTGAGCCTCGCGTTGACAAGTTTGCGTGCAAGAACTGCGG CCAATCTGGTCACAAGGCTTCTGATTGTGAGGAGCCCCCTAACCCGGCCAATGTCGAGTGCCGCAAGTGCAATGAAG TCGGTCACTTCGCCAAGGATTGTCCCCAGGGTGGTGGTCGCGCGTGCCGCAACTGTGGCGAGGAGGGCCATATGGCCAAGGAGTGCGACAAGCCTCGTGACATATCCAGCGTCACTTGCCGCAACTGCGATAAGCCGGGCCACTACAGCAGAGAGTGTCCCGAGCCCAAGGACT GGAGCAAGGTCCAGTGCTCAAACTGCCAGCAGATGGGCCACACAAAGGTCCGTTGCAAGGAACCTCCCGCtgacgagatggatggaggcaACTTCGGTGATGCCGACAACGACGCTGGTTGGGCTAGCGCTGGCGGCCAGACAAGCGGTGATCACAAAATCGCCGATGATGGCTGGACAGTTGCTCCAGCTGCCTCGACTGCTGACGCTTCGGTTTGGTGA
- a CDS encoding GST C-terminal domain-containing protein, translating into MANPCVIVYHYSYSPYARRLIWYLALRGIPYSQCIQPPLMPRPDVSRLGISYRRIPILAVGRDVYLDTRLQMRKLEAMFPELPRLGATSPDQVAVERLLSSFTNDTGILATALQLLPQDLPLLKDPAYYRDRGDFLGSELNASGMDAKKPEALVEVARAIGFLETTLLADGRDWILGTEKPSLADIEAIWPFHWITGLPGALPEDRFSPSVYPRVYAWIRRFQGAVSAAKKRVGAPVTLSGEEAASEIRAGSSCEPEKDVEAGDAVVLAQGLRKGVAVMVWPTDTGSSGRDEGTLTSIDADEVVYETRGVEGLVRVHAPRHRFRVERVREARL; encoded by the exons ATGGCCAACCCTTGTGTCATTGTCTACCACTACTCGTACTCACCATATGCCAGACGGCTGATATGGTATTTGGCCCTACGTGGCATACCGTACAGCCAATGT ATTCAACCTCCTTTGATGCCCCGACCGGACGTCTCCCGTCTGGGCATCTCATACCGTCGTATCCCGATCCTCGCCGTCGGTCGCGATGTCTATCTCGACACGCGGCTACAGATGCGCAAGCTCGAGGCTATGTTTCCTGAGCTGCCTCGCCTCGGCGCCACGAGCCCTGACCAAGTCGCTGTTGAGCGTCTACTGTCGAGCTTCACCAACGACACGGGCATCCTAGCCACAGCTCTACAACTCCTCCCGCAAGACCTACCTCTCCTCAAGGACCCAGCGTACTACCGCGACAGGGGCGACTTTCTCGGCTCCGAGCTCAACGCCAGTGGCATGGATGCGAAGAAGCCAGAGGCGCTCGTCGAGGTGGCCCGCGCCATCGGGTTCCTGGAGACGACTCTTCTCGCCGACGGGCGCGACTGGATCTTGGGGACCGAGAAGCCGAGCCTGGCCGACATTGAGGCCATCTGGCCGTTCCACTGGATAACAGGTCTCCCAGGCGCTCTGCCTGAGGACAGATTCTCCCCCTCAGTGTACCCGCGTGTATATGCCTGGATCCGACGGTTCCAAGGCGCCGTGTcggcggccaagaagcgagTGGGCGCCCCCGTGACTCTCTCCGGCGAGGAGGCAGCCAGCGAAATTCGGGCCGGGTCGTCCTGCGAGCCCGAGAAGGATGTTGAGGCTGGTGACGCGGTCGTTCTCGCGCAGGGCCTACGAAAGGGCGTGGCGGTGATGGTCTGGCCGACTGACACGGGGTCTTCGGGCCGTGACGAGGGGACGCTCACGAGTATTGACGCCGACGAGGTCGTGTACGAGACCCGAGGTGTTGAGGGCTTGGTGAGAGTTCATGCGCCGAGGCACAGGTTCAGGGTAGAGAGGGTCAGGGAGGCCAGGTTGTGA
- a CDS encoding BZIP domain-containing protein has protein sequence MGTSTTDASAGGESKSPKQSNNSPPRPVDPSTDAKATDPPVKAEAASNAEPAKPLAPPPRPGQQQSNNTPDYFAAQVGGSLSLEPNPFEQSFGGAPETPGGTKLPSVAALTSPSSLLPGSNATPFNWGGGSLRTGPLSPAMLSGPASDYFGDTHHLRGGFPTPNESSLRTGLTPGGSGSMFPAPSPNSQALFAQLASGGATPSTIDFHRTAISAAAKREQTNGPPPRSQNQPQPPPPPQQPPSVTSQPQDMPNGAPTVKPEAKPASGPFDPHDNDAANGLFMLAHGRNGAQNANQFAPTSGAPVHAHPAPVAPQNMNTSPQMSSVNGGSVGSGRGVSEGSIASDESEQARPNTRGKGKRNPPPTNGRRKADEAPARPPANKKTKTNNAAANGNMDYSDDEANMKHEEGGSKSKMTDEEKRKNFLERNRVAALKCRQRKKQWLANLQTKVEMFSTENDALTAQINQLRDEVVNLKTLLLAHKDCPVTQQQGLSGSYIAHMEPFPQQMNPYGMAAPIPNQQVMAGQGVQRRFS, from the exons atgggGACTTCAACAACTGATGCCTCTGCTGGAGGCGAGTCGAAGTCCCCAAAGCAATCCAACAACTCTCCCCCGCGACCAG TAGATCCCTCGACCGACGCGAAGGCAACCGATCCTCCCGTGAAAGCAGAGGCTGCGTCCAATGCCGAACCAGCCAAACCACTtgcgcctcctcctcgacccgGTCAACAACAAAGCAACAACACTCCCGACTACTTCGCTGCCCAAGTCGGCGGATCCCTCAGTCTGGAGCCCAATCCATTCGAGCAGTCCTTCGGGGGCGCTCCTGAGACTCCAGGTGGAACCAAACTCCCCTCTGTCGCTGCATTGACGTCACCATCCTCTCTCCTGCCCGGAAGCAACGCAACACCGTTTAATTGGGGAGGAGGATCGTTGCGGACTGGACCTCTGAGTCCAGCGATGCTTTCTGGCCCGGCCAGTGATTATTTCGGCGATACTCATCACCTCCGAGGCGGCTTCCCTACCCCCAACGAGTCCTCTCTGAGGACTGGCCTGACGCCTGGCGGGAGCGGTTCTATGTTCCCTGCCCCCAGCCCTAACTCTCAGGCCCTTTTTGCGCAGCTCGCCAGTGGCGGAGCTACGCCCAGCACAATCGATTTTCATCGAACTGCTATAAGCGCCGCTGCCAAGCGTGAGCAAACCAACGGTCCTCCACCACGATCACAGAACCAACCCCAGCCCCCGCCTCCACCACAGCAACCTCCTTCTGTCACCTCGCAACCCCAAGATATGCCCAACGGTGCTCCCACTGTCAAGCCTGAGGCGAAACCCGCGTCGGGCCCCTTTGACCCGCACGATAACGACGCGGCGAATGGTCTGTTTATGCTGGCCCACGGTAGGAACGGTGCTCAGAACGCGAACCAATTCGCTCCCACCTCGGGCGCTCCTGTCCACGCCCATCCCGCGCCTGTCGCACCACAGAATATGAACACGTCCCCACAGATGTCGAGCGTCAATGGTGGCTCTGTCGGGTCTGGTCGTGGTGTTAGTGAGGGTAGCATCGCGTCAGATGAAAGCGAGCAGGCTAGACCCAACACGCGaggcaagggcaagaggAACCCGCCTCCCACTAATGGCCGACGAAAGGCGGATGAGGCTCCAGCCAGGCCGCCCGCCAACaaaaagaccaagaccaacaacgCTGCTGCGAATGGCAACATGGACTACTctgatgatgaagccaacATGAAGCACGAGGAGGGTGgctccaagtccaagatgaCAGACGAAGAGAAGCGAAAGAACTTTCTCGAGCGTAACCG CGTTGCTGCCCTCAAGTGTCGCCAAAGGAAAAAGCAATGGCTGGCCAATCTGCAGACCAAGGTTGAGATGTTCAGCACAGAGAATGATGCTTTGACGGCGCAGATCAACCAGCTTCGAGATGAAGTTGTCAACCTGAAGACGCTGCTTCTTGCCCACAAAGACTGTCCAGTCACTCAGCAACAGGGGCTTTCAGGTAGCTACATAGCGCACATGGAGCCGTTCCCTCAGCAGATGAACCCGTACGGCATGGCAGCGCCCATCCCGAACCAACAGGTGATGGCCGGCCAGGGTGTGCAGCGTCGCTTCTCATAG
- a CDS encoding Succinate dehydrogenase assembly factor 2, mitochondrial has translation MASLVSRTMRPAVAAAGRRFVLMRPLSMTAARRADDASQASELGVGELQGAKFRIEPLRRVGEDDATKRARLVYQSRKRGTLESDLLLSTFASKHLPTLPSKLLDQYDLLLDENDWDIYYWATQKEELSSTNPSSEDAKPASDEVTRHPPTGEWAQTVGNFKPAYRPVPARWKDSEILAMLRDHVRNRSVDGGEGGGMGFMPPLDA, from the exons ATGGCGTCCCTCGTCTCGCGCACCATGCGACCGGCCGTCGCCGCTGCGGGTCGCCGCTTCGTCCTTATGCGTCCCCTCTCGATGACGGCCGCTCGACGGGCGGACGATGCTAGCCAGGCCTCTGAGCTTGGAGTTGGAGAATTGCAGGGCGCAAAGTTCAGGATTGAGCCTCTGCGGAGAGTAGGCGAGGACGACGCCACCAAGCGAGCCCGTCTCGTCT ACCAGTCTCGCAAGCGCGGAACCCTCGAGTccgacctcctcctctcgaCATTCGCATCCAAGCACCTCCCCACACTCCCCTCCAAGCTACTCGACCAATacgacctcctcctcgacgagaacGACTGGGACATTTACTACTGGGCCACGCAAAAGGAGGAGCTCTCCTCGACGAACCCATCCTCCGAGGACGCCAAGCCGGCGAGCGACGAGGTCACACGCCACCCTCCCACGGGTGAGTGGGCGCAGACGGTCGGCAACTTCAAGCCCGCCTACAGACCCGTCCCCGCGCGGTGGAAGGACAGCGAGATTCTCGCCATGCTGAGGGATCACGTTCGGAACCGGAgtgttgatggtggtgagggtGGTGGCATGGGTTTTATGCCTCCCCTGGACGCCTGA
- a CDS encoding Tryptophan--tRNA ligase produces MADENPPKTVVQDQDINPWSVEGAQGENGEVAAINYDAICKKWNTSIINQELLERFERVTGRKPHRWLRRGLFFSHRDFDKILTKYEHGEPFFLYTGRGPSTGSLHLGHTIPLEFTRWLQEVFDVPLVFMLTDDEKALFKDSLTFEETLAYGMENARDIIALGFDVKKTFVYSDLKYLSHHFLMNAWEFSKLVTFNQVRGAFGFNESTNIGKIFFPSVQCVAAFATSYPEIWTDDPSPVRTKQLGKIQCLIPMGIDQDPYFRLLRDNSHRMKNPSPKPALIHSKFLTALQGAGGKMSSSNPNSAIFMTDTAKQIKNKINRYAFSGGRETLEEHREKGGNPDVDVAYIYLTYFEEDDEKLEKIYNDYKSGALLTGELKKLAIEALQPYVAQFQERRKEVTDEVLDAFMKPRKLQWAGNPNPKPKEDKKEEKKKGKAEKKAEDKTVELPDRTAEPSA; encoded by the exons ATGGCTGACGAGAACCCCCCCAAGACGGTCGTTCAAGACCAGGACATCAACCCCTGGTCTGTCGAGGGTGCGCAGGGTGAGAATGGTGAAGTCGCTGCCATCAACTACGACGCCATCTGCAA GAAATGGAACACTTCAATCATCAACcaggagctcctcgagcgGTTCGAGAGAGTGACGGGCAGGAAGCCGCACCGCTGGCTCCGACGcggcctcttcttcagccatcgcgactttgacaagatcCTCACAAAGTACGAGCACGGCGAGCCCTTCTTCCTGTATACGGGCCGCGGACCCAGCACCGGCAGCCTCCACCTGGGCCACACGATCCCCCTCGAGTTCACAAGATGGCTGCAGGAGGTCTTTGACGTGCCCCTGGTCTTCATGTTGACGGACGACGAGAAGGCCCTGTTCAAGGACAGCCTGACGTTTGAGGAGACGCTGGCGTACGGCATGGAGAATGCGCGCGACATTATCGCTCTGGGTTTCGATGTCAAGAAGACGTTTGTGTACAGCGACCTCAAGTACTTGAGCCACCACTTCCTCATGAACGCCTGGGAGTTTTCCAAGCTGGTCACCTTTAACCAGGTCCGAGGAGCCTTTGGCTTTAACGAGAG CACCAACATTGGCAAGatcttcttcccctcggTGCAGTGCGTGGCTGCCTTTGCAACCTCGTACCCTGAGATCTGGACCGACGACCCCTCTCCCGTCCGAACAAAGCAGCTCGGCAAGATCCAGTGCCTCATCCCCATGGGAATCGACCAGGACCCTTACTTCCGCCTCCTCCGGGATAACTCGCACCGCATGAAGAACCCTTCGCCAAAGCCTGCCCTGATCCACTCCAAGTTCCTCACGGCGCTACAGGGTGCGGGTGGCAAGATGTCTTCGTCTAACCCCAACTCGGCTATTTTCATGACGGATACTGCTAAGCAGATCAAG AACAAGATCAACCGCTATGCCTTCAGCGGTGGCCGTGAGACTCTTGAGGAGCACCGCGAGAAGGGAGGAAACCCCGATGTCGATGTGGCGTACATCTACCTCACCTACtttgaggaggacgacgagaagctcgagaagaTCTACAACGACTACAAGAGCGGCGCCCTCCTGACAggcgagctgaagaagctggcgATCGAGGCCCTGCAGCCTTACGTGGCGCAGTTCCAGGAGCGGAGAAAGGAGGTGACGGACGAGGTGCTGGATGCCTTTATGAAGCCGCGGAAACTGCAGTGGGCCGGAAACCCGaaccccaagcccaaggaggacaagaaggaggagaagaagaagggcaaggctgagaagaaggccgaggacaaGACTGTCGAGCTGCCCGACAGAACGGCTGAGCCTTCAGCTTAG
- a CDS encoding U1 small nuclear ribonucleoprotein C yields MPKFFCDYCDVYLTHDSMSVRKAHNSGRNHLRNVVDYYQQIGHEKAQSVIDSITSSYAAEGQAHANPMLPQNQPGQGFPPPPFGFPGGIPPPFPGMPGAPPGQFPQGMPPPPGGGRGMPPMPPFPPGPNGMPPVPPNGLPFPPPPGGFPFPPPGAPGAPGAPGASGAAPPPFPGLPGMPPPGQAFPPGGPPGFAPPGAPAPSHEKR; encoded by the exons ATGCCCAAGT TCTTCT GCGACTATTGCGATGTCTACCTCACGCACGACTCCATGAGCGTGCGCAAGGCTCACAACAGCGGCCGAAACCACTTGCGAAACGTGGTAGACTACTACCAGC AAATCGGCCACGAGAAGGCTCAGTCCGTTATCGACTCCATCACCTCCTCCTACGCCGCCGAGGGCCAGGCCCACGCGAATCCCATGCTTCCTCAGAACCAGCCCGGCCAGGGCTTCCCCCCGCCCCCATTTGGCTTCCCCGGTG GTATCCCGCCACCCTTCCCAGGAATGCCTGGGGCGCCTCCAGGCCAGTTTCCTCAAGGAATGCCTC CACCCCCTGGAGGTGGCCGCGGCATGCCTCCTATGCCTCCATTCCCTCCTGGACCTAATGGCATGCCTCCTGTGCCACCAAATGGCCTTCctttccctcctcctccgggcGGCTTCCCTTTCCCTCCCCCTGGTGCCCCCGGTGCTCCAGGAGCTCCCGGCGCATCGGGCGCTGCTCCTCCGCCTTTCCCCGGACTGCCCGGCATGCCTCCGCCCGGCCAAGCGTTTCCCCCAGGCGGTCCACCTGGATTTGCTCCCCCCGGAGCCCCTGCTCCAAGTCACGAGAAGCGATGA